A segment of the Terribacillus aidingensis genome:
TATTCAGTGCAGCCACTCGCTTGAAACCTCTGGCACGCAGCTGTTTCACTTGATCTTCCATCAGAGACAGGAGGGGAGAAACAACAATGACTTGTCCGCTCCGCATGAAAGCAGGCAGCTGATAACAGATAGATTTCCCCGTTCCTGTCGGCAAAACTCCCAATGTATGATGGTTTTCTAGGACACTGCCTAGTATTTCCTCCTGCCCAGTACGGAACTGATCGTAGCCATAGAACTTCTGCAATGCCTTTTGCAAATCTGCTTTCATGCTTTCACCTCCTGTTCTTTCCGTAATGCTAATGCCAATCTGATCTGAAAATAATCATATTTCCCTTCCAGCAAAGCATGTATTTGTTTTAGTTTGTTTGTACCAGCCTGCATAGCGCTCGCTAAAATGATACTAGCATCGTTATCGGAAATGAATTTACTGGAAAGTGCTTCTCCATCTATCCAAGTGATTTCCACAATATGATCTTTAATTGTGTTCTCTGACAAACCTCTGACTAAAGCGATCTGTTCTACTGACATACCACGTTCAAGCATTGTCCGAGTCTTTTGCGCAGTAGTTGTGATGGAACGGATCTGCTGCTGCGTTCTATCCATGAGTGCAGCAAGATATGGATAGGCTGCCCCATCGCTGTCAGCATGCTGTAAAAAATGGTGGACAGTCGATGTCTGATATAGGAGCACATCTGTTTCATGCACGTGATATTTTTCTGCCAGCTGAACAGTAGTCAAGCCGATATGATGGTAGCCGGTCAATCGGTCAACGAATAAATCTGCCTGTATTTGCGGCAGTTTCCCGAGCAATCCATATAGCTCCTTATATACTCCGTTTCGCCAATCGTCCAAGTGATGCTGTTCCTGTCGATACAACTGCTTTATCCAATGTTGGATAGCTGGATTATCCGTTACAGGTATATACTGCTTCTCCTCTTTCGCTTGATTGGAAAGCAGCTGAACGAGCAGAAGCAGCCGATATAAGAATGGCTCTGTTTGAGTCTGATAGGTCATACCATTGAAATATGGCAGATTTTTTAGTATATCTTGGCTTTCTTCCTGCATGGCATTCTCGGCCACCTGGTCGAAAAACTGTCTGGATAGCTTCGGATAGATGCCAAACAGATGGGTAAGACCGTACATATGGGCATCCTGCAATGTTTGGGCGGAACGCTTGCCTTGCAGAAGATGATAGATGGACGCCGAACTCCGTTCATGCCTGATGGGCTGAGCGGCATGTATGATGATAGAAGCCAGAAGCATGGCAATCAACCTTTCTGTAAGCTTGTATTCCGTTTCGGGACGCGCTACACTTAGTATAAAGCAAGAAGCAGCTTTGTTGAAAGCGGAAGGGGGAAAGCGGGATGGCAATGTATACATATGTCGATCAGGATACTTGTATCGCCTGCGGTACATGCGGAGCTGTCGCGCCCGATGTATACGATTATGATGATGAAGGTCTGGCATTTGTCCTGCTCGACCGCAATACTGGTACCTTTGCTGTACCGGAGGAATTGCAGGAAGATGTAACAGAGGCATTTGAAGAGTGTCCGACCGAGTCGATTAAACTAAGTGATTTGATTATCGCAAAAGAAGCATTATCCCATATATGAAGAACCACTTCCCTTTAAGAGGAAGTGGTTCTTTTTCCTTCTGCAGGAATCCACTTACTGAACAGCTTTCGCAGAACAGGGTACAAAATGAAAAAGAAAATTCCATTACCGATTGCATGCATCGTATCGAAACTTATGCCCGCAAGATAGTACGCCAGAAAATGTTCCATTATGAATACATTCGGCAGTGATATCAATAAGCCGTACACGTATCCTGCCAAGACGCTGGCAGTTGTCATGACAATCAGTGGCGGCTCTTTCCACAGCTTGCCTATCAGTCCGAACATCAGACCGATTAATCCCCAAGCCACTATCTGCCACAATGTCCATAACCCCATACCCAAGATCATATTGGATAAAAGCGTGGACAAAACAGCAATAATGACACCTGCAGCTGGACCCAGCAAAAGCGAACAAATGATGATAACACTCGTCATCGGCTGCATGTTCGGCAGAAACGGAAACAGCACATTCGCATATATCCTGCCTACCGCTGCAAGTGCCGTCAGCATTGCCAGCAGCGTCAGCTTACGTGTGGTAAACATTAAGTTGCTTGAAGATCGAAGACAACATCGTCGCCGTCTTTCAATTCAAGCTCATTCGCTCCGACTTGTGACATTTCCCCATTAACCGTGAAAAGCCAGTATTTATTGGCATTTTCATCCTGGGAATGACCATCAATTGCCGTGATGAATCCACCATCTTCCTCGATTTCAAAGTTCTCTTTCATTACATCCAATAGATTGTCGCCTTCCCCGAAGCTGACTTCCTTGGATGAGATCTCTTCTCCATCTTCAGATAAGGTGATAGTGACCTGCTGTTCGGTCTTCTGCTCTGCCTGCTGGTTTTGCTGCGGCTGTTCGGTAGTCCCGCAGCCAGCCAGTATGCCTGCTGCCAGCAATAAGGCAGATAACATATGTAGTGCTTTTTTCATAAAAAAATCCTCCCTTTTAATAAAGGAAAGAGCATCAGAAGCTGCCGCTCCAACCGCTCAGTCCTCGAAGCGGTGAAACACAAGCACACAGGGCAGGTCTGCTGACTGATACCTTCATCTACTAAGAACCCTTCCCATCCATTAGGACAGTGGATATGTTCTTTTCGGCGGTAATCACAGCTGCGAGGACAGTCACGGAATCACACCGTGTTCCCTATCAAGTCTGTTCGACACCTTGTACGCTTTGATTCAGCTTATTTTATCATATTATGTCAGGTTTGTATCCTGAGGGAGACGAATAGTAAAAGTTGTTCCCTCACGCAGTTTACTCGTCACTTTGATAGTACCATTGTGAGCTTGAATGATATTTTTAGCGATAGCAAGTCCTAAGCCATTTCCGGTTTTAGCGGTTTTTCTTGTTCTAGATTTGTCAGCCTTGTAGAATCGTTCGAATACAAAAGGCAAATCTTCTTCCGGTATCCCGCTCCCCGAGTCTTTGACGATTATAACAAGCTGATCTTTATCGTCGGATACCAATACCTGTACAGCACCTGCATGCTCTGTATGGGTGATGGCATTATCAATCAAATTCGTCAGTACTTGCTCCAGTGCATCAGGCGCAAAATGATAGGTGCGTTTATCCACTGCATTGACGAGCCCAAGTTTGATTTCCCTTTCATCGGCCAAGCCTTGGAACTTACGGACAATCCGCTCCAGGAAAGGATTTATTTCTACATCTTCCATCACGAGATTTGTATCGCCTGCTTCCATCCGAGCAAGGTCAAGCAGCTGATTGACAAGTCTTCCGATTCGCAAAGATTCATCGTGGATGATTTGAGCCAGCTCGTTTTTTGCTTCGACTGTATCGGCGATATCATCGATGATTGCTTCACTATAGCCTTGCAGTAAGGAAATCGGAGTGCGCAGTTCATGCGTGATATTCGTTATAAAATCTTCGCGAAGCTTATTCAATCTTCGTTCCTGTGTCATATCCCGAACGACAGCGACCGCACCGCGAATAGCTGCATCATCATAAAGGGGCGTTGCTATAATCACCCATTCGCGTCCCTGGATCGTCACCTCTCGTGTAACCTCCGATGCAGTTGAGACAACACTTTCCATGATTTCAAGCCAGACACCTGGCACTTCATGAAATGTTTCGCCATTCTCAAACTGCCAATCATGGATAAATGCTTCAGCCGGCGGATTCGTCACGGTTAGTTCACCCTGCCGATTGATCATGACGACGCCATCCACCATGGCATTTACAACACGGGCAAGATGCTCTTTTTCCTGGCTTAGTGCGTTGATATTGAATTCCAGCTGTTTACCCATCTTGTTCAAAGCAGTTGCTAGCATGCCTATCTCGTCATGTGTAACGACAGGCACTTCTGTCCCGAATTCACCTCTGGCGACGTTCAGTGCTGCATCCTGCATTTTAATCAGTGGTTTCGTGATTCTGGATGATAGGAAAAAGGCAAACACGGTTGTCAGCACGAATGCGATCCCTGCTCCTAAGAGGATGATCTGTGTCGTCTGATTACCTGTCTCTTTTACGACAGATAGTGATTGATAGACATAAACCGCACCAGAACCATCCTGCAGCGGTGTACCGACAACGATTACACTTCTATCGGTATTAGGCAAGATAAGCTGTTTGGAAACATCTTCTCCTTCTGTTACAGCTTTATTTAATGTATCATCATTCAGCAGCCATTGCTGGTTAACATCAGGCAATGGCTCCGCCTCATCTGGATTTGATATCCAAAGCTCATCATTCTGTAGGATAGCTATGCGGGAATTCGGATCCTGCACACGTTCTGCAGTATCGTAGACGGTATTTCGGTCATCAATTTCTTCCAGTAAAATAGACACCTTCGTAGCTGTCTGCATGAGGCTTTCTTCGGCCTCTTCAATATGGAAATTACCAAAAAACTCCAACAGAAGGAATGTAAGCAGACCAAGGACGACTGACACAAGTACCAGGATAGTCAGCCATAACTTGTTAACAACACTTCCCCACAGCATCAGCTTTTATCCGCTTCGAATTTGTATCCGACACCCCACACTGTCACAATCATGCTAGCAGCTTCTTCTGAAACCTTGCTTAATTTTTCACGTAACCTTTTGACATGTGTATCTACTGTACGCAAGTCTCCGAAGAACTCATATTTCCAAACCTGTTTGAGCAGCTCTTCTCGGCCGTACACTTTATCTGGTGTCGAAGCAAGGAAGTGCAGCAATTCATATTCCTTTGGTGTCAATGTAACTTCCGAATTATCCGCCGTCACACGGTGGGCATCCTTATCGATAGTAAGATGAGAGAATACAAGCAAATCCTTCGCTTTTGCATCGGTATGCAAATATTTAGTCGTGGAAGACCGTCTCAATAGTGCTTTTACACGCAGGACGACTTCACGAGGGCTGAAAGGTTTCACGATATAATCATCCGCACCGACTTCAAAGCCTTCTACTCGGTCAGCTTCTTCCCCCTTGGCTGTCAGCATGATGATCGGCGTGCCTTTTTCTTTGCGGATCTCCTGACAAACCTCTATTCCATCCTTGCCGGGCATCATGACATCCAATAGGATTACATCATAGTCTGTCTCGTTTGCCATTTGAAGCCCCTGGTCTCCGTCAGCTGCTTCATCAAGCGTGTAGCCTTCCTTCTCCAGATACATGCGCACGAGTCTGCGGATTCTTTCTTCATCGTCTACTACAAGAATATGTGCTTCTGTTTCCATGGTCCTTCCCCTTTTCTCTTTTTATGTTAAGCATACGCGTGTAATCCTACGATAAGCAAATTTACTGCCAGCAAATTGAACATGATGATACAAAAGCCGATCACTGCGAGCCATGCTGATCGTATGCCCTGCCAGCCTCTCAGCATACGTATGTGTAAATAAGCAGCATAAAAAAGCCACGTAATCAGCGCCCATACTTCTTTTGGATCCCAGCCCCAAAAGCGATCCCATGCCTGCTGGGCCCAGATCATCGCAAAGATAAGCGCACCAAGTGTGAAGATAGGAAAACCGACTGCTACAGAACGATAGCCGATATCATCCAGCATATCCTTAGGCATTCTGCGCACTAGCGGCTGCAGTGCTGCTCCGATTCTCCTTTTAGTAAAGAGACAAATGAGAACATAAAGTACACAACCAGCGAGCAAGGACAAGCAGATTGTATTTAGCTTCATTGCCGCATTTTCACCGCGCAGCCAGTCGGGAACAGATATACCGATCGGAAATGGTGAGGATATCGTATCATTTGGAACAAAGACAGGCGGCAGCTGATAGATGATGCTTGCCTCTGCTGTCGTCACACTAGCAGTATATCCGAATGTTCGGAAAAGAATAGCGAGCAGCATGTAGCCTGCAACTGATAATATAACTACGATTATGCTTTCAATCAGCCATACCCTCTTATGCTGTTTGTCTTGATTCGTTTCATGCAGGATATAAAGAAAACCAGCGAAAAAGCTGACAGCAAGTACGGCTTCCCCTAGTGCAGCCGTTGTTACATGAATATACAGCCAATGACTTTGCAGCGAAGGCACAAGCGGTGCTACTTCCCGCGGAAACATGGCTGCACATCCAATGATCAGTATACTGATCACCAATGCCGTTACCGCTAAAATCGGGTAGCGGTAATACCGATACATAATCAGCAGAACCAATATGAGCATCATGCCAAAGAAGGTCATGAATTCAAATAAATTGCTTACCGGTGCATGTCCGCTGTACACCCATCGAAGGATGAAAAAGCCGAGCTGTGCAATCCATCCGGCAGCAGTGACAGACCAAGCAATCCGCTCAATAAGGTCATGCCTATGCTTTGCCGCTGACCATGTGAATAAGATGATACCAAGCAGGTAACTGATAAAAGCAGCTTCCAGCAAATGACCGCTAATGATAGATAACTTTTCCATCAGCTGCTCTCTCCTTTATCATAATTGTCGAAGATACTATCCAATTCTCTTTCAAAGGAGGACGCATGCTTATTCGTATGTCCTGCAATAAGATAGGAGCCATCAGGTTGTCTTTGAAGCCAGATCCTGCGATGCTGCCAATAAAGTCCCTGGACAAGACCAATCATGAAAATGAGTCCTCCGAGCAGGAATACTGGTAAAGTCAAATCGCGTTTCACGGACAATCCAGTTACATTATGCGTATCATAATCCACTGCACGTACGTTGTATTTGTTCGTTTCTGTCTCCGAAACAACCTCATCAATTGCTATGAAAAGTCTTTGCGTATTATCGCCTTCTGAAATATCAAAAACGAATGCAGGATTTCGAGGGTATTTAGATGCAGTAGTCATTTTGTCCCTGTCCAATTGATAGTCCGGATAATAATCAACTAATGTTGCTTGAAGACCGTTATCAAGCGTATAATTCGCTTGGGGATTATCGGTATCGACTTTAAAATCAGCTGATGTACCTTCTTCATTTTCAGCGCGGAGAGTCAAACTGCTGAATTCATTCAGCTGATAGCCTGATTGATAGATCGTAAACCCAGCTGCTTTGACTGGATGATTCACGGACACCTTCAATTGTGTCAATACCTTCAAACCAGGAGTATCGCCGGCAATATGATCCTCACCTTCGTAAACAATGATATCTGTTGTGAAGCTTTTCGGAATCGACCTGCCTTCTTGTTCGATAGCAGCTTTGAACTTTGGATCATCCTTATCGTATGTATCGACATTGAATTGTTCATTTTTGATAAACAATGATTGATCGGTATCGGGTACTACCGCTGTTTCACCATCCCTTATCCATACAAATTCATCTTGATAAAAATAAGGAAACAGCCTAAGGAAAGCTGCCAGCAGCACTAGGAGCAGCCCGATATGATTCACATATGGACCCCACCTGGCAAACCTGTTTTTTTCAGCCAGATAATCCTGTCCATCTTGGCGGATACGATAACGTCTTGCCCGTATTTGCTTTAACAAGATCTCTTGATCACTGATTTCCATATTCCGAACATACACTTGACTTATCAGGAAATGTTTTTTGCGCTTCACTGGCTGCAGCTTCAATGCACGGTACAAAGGGAAAAACCGGTCGATACTGGCAATCAGGATACTTGCACCAAGCATCCCGAGGAGCGTCATATACCACCATGAGCTGTATAACTGATCAAAACCGAATGCATAATACAGACTCCCGAAGTTGCCATATTCTGATTCGTAAAATTCCTGAGCCAGTCTATCAATAGGTATGTATGCCCGCTGCGGAAGAATGGTGCCGAGCGCCGTTGCAAGCAAAGTCAGGAAGAGGATATACATACCGTTCCGCACAGATGCGAAAAAACGCCAAACCTTATCGATCATTGTCTGGTTGCTCTGCTGGGAGCGGCGGTCTGCATTTTCATAGCGCATGTCCATTTTTTCGTTTACGTAGCTTCCGCAATGGTCGCACTTTTCGTTTTCATGCTTACATTTAGAACATTTCTGCACAAACATCGCCTCTTTTCTCAAGGCACAATCTCATCTAAATATTCCTCCAGCCGCTCCGTTTCCAACGGCCCATAAACAGTCCTGCTGACTGTTCCATCTGCTGAGATGAAAAACGTAGCCGGCAGTGCATCTACTCCATATGCTTCCATCACTTGTCCATTATCCTGCAAAATTGGAAAAGTAAGATCATACTGCTTTCGGAAACGATCAATGACAACGCTGCTTTCGTCCACATTGACAGCAGCAAGAATCACATCTTTGTTTTCATATGTATGGGATGCCTCTTCGAACAAAGGCATTTCCTGCTTGCAAGGCTCGCAATAAGTTGCCCAAAAATTGACTAGGACACCTTTGCCGCGCATATCAGATAGTTTGAACTCTTGGCCACTCTGCATATCCGTCAGCGTGAATTCAGGTGCCTGTTGTCCTGCTTCCACCTTTTCTGCCTTTCCTTCTCCCAACAGCTGCCAGCACGCTGTCAAAACAAGGCCAGCCAGTAAGACAAGCACAGTCAGACGTACAATGAAACGCCTCTTACGAATAGGTGTCATGTATCCTCACCTCTTTGCCAAGTATAGCACGTCTTCCAGCCTGCAATTTTGACAAATTATTTACTTTTTTCTTTGTATTCCATTTTGAACCGATGTACTTCTTCCGGGGTCAGCTTACGATATGCACCCGGCTGAAGCCCTTCAAGTGTTAAGAAACCATATCTTTCTCGCTTTAGTTTCTGAACAGGAAATTGAATTCTTTCCATCATTTTTCTCACCTGACGATTGCGCCCTTCATGCAGGATAATTTGAACAAGGCTTGTATTCTTCTTTCTGTCAGCACTCATCAGCTTCGCATAAACAGCTTTGCATTTATGTCCGTCAATCATAATGCCGCGTTTCAGCTGTTTTAACTCATCCGGGCTAGGTATGCCTTTGACTTTGGCAACATACACTTTGTCGATCTTCTGGCTTGGATGCATGAGCATATTGGCAAACTCTCCGTCATTCGTCAGAAGCAGCAAACCTGATGTGTCATAATCAAGACGGCCAATTGGATAGACTCTTTCCAATACTTCCGGCATCAAATCGAGCACTACTTTCCGGTCTTTCTCATCCTGCACGCTTGAAATGACGCCGCGTGGTTTGTAAAGCATATAATAGACAGACTTTTCCTTTTCAAGCGGTATTCCATTTACTTCTACAGTGTCTCTATCGGTCACTTTGATACCAAGTTCCTTCACAACCTTGCCATTGACCTTGACTTTGCCTTCCAAAATCATCGTCTCGGCTTTTCTTCTTGATGTAATCCCGCTGTGGGCAATTACTTTCTGCAGGCGTTCTGCTTGTTTATCCATTTACTGATCCTCACTTTTTATCATCAGGAACAAAAGAAAGAGCGTTAACGGTTGTCAACGCCTCTCATGCTCCGAATATAATCGTTACTACTATTATTGATGCCATTATACCAATAACATCAGCCAACAGTCCAACTTTTAATGCATCTCCCATCTTACGGATACCAACGGCACCAAAATAGACAGTCAGCACATAAAAGGTGGTATCCGTACTTCCCTGAAGCACGGAAGCCAATCTGCCAATGAAAGAGTCCGGACCATGGGTTGCAATCAGTTCTGTTGTCATTCCGAGTGCTGCTGTTCCGCTGATCGGCCTTACGAGTGCCAGCGGGACGATATCAGCAGGCATTCCGATAAAGCTCAAAAAAGGTGTAATCAGACCGATAATGGCATCCAATGCACCAGAAGCCCGAAGAATCGCAATCGAGACTAGCATTCCGAGCAGAAAAGGGAGTATCGAGATAGCCAAACCGATACCTTCCTTGCCACCATCCACAAACAGTTCGTAAGTAGGGAGTCGTTTCGCAGTCGCGATAGTTAGTACAACAAGAATGAGACAAGGAATGATCCACATACTGGCGGTAGTAAGCAGACTCATAAATGCCGCTCCTTCCGTCTCCTGATTTCATAAAAGAGCCTATCAATCAGAATGGCTCCAATGAAAGAGATGATAGAAGCCAGTAAGGTAGCGCTGACAATCTCGGTCGGTGATTGCGAATCATATTTCATCCGCACAGCAAGCACAGTCGTTGGAATCAGCGTCAAACTGGATGTGTTGATAGCCAGGAAGGTTATCATCGAACGGCTCGCTTTGGGACTGCCGCTTAGCTTCTTCATCTCTTCCATCGCTTTTATTCCCATTGGTGTCGCTGCATTCCCCAAACCAAAGAAATTAGCAGTCAGGTTGGACAGGATATATCCCATTGCCGGGTGATCCTTCGGAATGTCTGGAAACAACCTGGCAATGAACGGCTTGGACAGCCGTACCAGACCTTTTAAAAGTCCGGCGGCTTCTGCTATCTTCGTCATGCCGAGCCAAAACACCATCACGCTGATCAAACTGATGGCAAGTACGACTGCATCATCTGCACTTTTGAATATTGCCTTATTCACTTCATCCATCGTCCCATTGATCATGGCATAAATAATACCGCCGATCGCCATGATTGCCCATATATAATTCACCATAAGCGGACACCCGCCAGATCGTCAAACACTTGCTTTGTCTTACCGGCCAGTGTCGGTTTCTCTGGAACTGCGAAAATTGGCACTGTACCGATTTTCTTTTCATTCAGATAATAAATATCCGCACCGATCTGCTGGTTTTCCTTTTGCTTGTCCGGTTTCAGAAGCTGTGTATTCGTATGCGCTTGTTTCTTTTCCTGTTCGGAAAGCGGATAGATTAGAGATGTGCCTGTCCCAGACTGTTTCAGCTTGGTAAGCTCAAATTCATCGAATCCCCATTCAAAAAGATTCATATGATCCCGCCAATCATCCGGGTCATTTATCGTAACAACCACCAGTTCCATTCCATCTTTTTCAGCGGTACTCACAAGTGTCCGACCTGCCTTTTTCGTA
Coding sequences within it:
- the ccsB gene encoding c-type cytochrome biogenesis protein CcsB; the encoded protein is MEKLSIISGHLLEAAFISYLLGIILFTWSAAKHRHDLIERIAWSVTAAGWIAQLGFFILRWVYSGHAPVSNLFEFMTFFGMMLILVLLIMYRYYRYPILAVTALVISILIIGCAAMFPREVAPLVPSLQSHWLYIHVTTAALGEAVLAVSFFAGFLYILHETNQDKQHKRVWLIESIIVVILSVAGYMLLAILFRTFGYTASVTTAEASIIYQLPPVFVPNDTISSPFPIGISVPDWLRGENAAMKLNTICLSLLAGCVLYVLICLFTKRRIGAALQPLVRRMPKDMLDDIGYRSVAVGFPIFTLGALIFAMIWAQQAWDRFWGWDPKEVWALITWLFYAAYLHIRMLRGWQGIRSAWLAVIGFCIIMFNLLAVNLLIVGLHAYA
- a CDS encoding helix-turn-helix domain-containing protein, yielding MLLASIIIHAAQPIRHERSSASIYHLLQGKRSAQTLQDAHMYGLTHLFGIYPKLSRQFFDQVAENAMQEESQDILKNLPYFNGMTYQTQTEPFLYRLLLLVQLLSNQAKEEKQYIPVTDNPAIQHWIKQLYRQEQHHLDDWRNGVYKELYGLLGKLPQIQADLFVDRLTGYHHIGLTTVQLAEKYHVHETDVLLYQTSTVHHFLQHADSDGAAYPYLAALMDRTQQQIRSITTTAQKTRTMLERGMSVEQIALVRGLSENTIKDHIVEITWIDGEALSSKFISDNDASIILASAMQAGTNKLKQIHALLEGKYDYFQIRLALALRKEQEVKA
- a CDS encoding ATP-binding protein produces the protein MLWGSVVNKLWLTILVLVSVVLGLLTFLLLEFFGNFHIEEAEESLMQTATKVSILLEEIDDRNTVYDTAERVQDPNSRIAILQNDELWISNPDEAEPLPDVNQQWLLNDDTLNKAVTEGEDVSKQLILPNTDRSVIVVGTPLQDGSGAVYVYQSLSVVKETGNQTTQIILLGAGIAFVLTTVFAFFLSSRITKPLIKMQDAALNVARGEFGTEVPVVTHDEIGMLATALNKMGKQLEFNINALSQEKEHLARVVNAMVDGVVMINRQGELTVTNPPAEAFIHDWQFENGETFHEVPGVWLEIMESVVSTASEVTREVTIQGREWVIIATPLYDDAAIRGAVAVVRDMTQERRLNKLREDFITNITHELRTPISLLQGYSEAIIDDIADTVEAKNELAQIIHDESLRIGRLVNQLLDLARMEAGDTNLVMEDVEINPFLERIVRKFQGLADEREIKLGLVNAVDKRTYHFAPDALEQVLTNLIDNAITHTEHAGAVQVLVSDDKDQLVIIVKDSGSGIPEEDLPFVFERFYKADKSRTRKTAKTGNGLGLAIAKNIIQAHNGTIKVTSKLREGTTFTIRLPQDTNLT
- a CDS encoding response regulator transcription factor, which gives rise to METEAHILVVDDEERIRRLVRMYLEKEGYTLDEAADGDQGLQMANETDYDVILLDVMMPGKDGIEVCQEIRKEKGTPIIMLTAKGEEADRVEGFEVGADDYIVKPFSPREVVLRVKALLRRSSTTKYLHTDAKAKDLLVFSHLTIDKDAHRVTADNSEVTLTPKEYELLHFLASTPDKVYGREELLKQVWKYEFFGDLRTVDTHVKRLREKLSKVSEEAASMIVTVWGVGYKFEADKS
- the resA gene encoding thiol-disulfide oxidoreductase ResA: MTPIRKRRFIVRLTVLVLLAGLVLTACWQLLGEGKAEKVEAGQQAPEFTLTDMQSGQEFKLSDMRGKGVLVNFWATYCEPCKQEMPLFEEASHTYENKDVILAAVNVDESSVVIDRFRKQYDLTFPILQDNGQVMEAYGVDALPATFFISADGTVSRTVYGPLETERLEEYLDEIVP
- a CDS encoding nucleoside recognition domain-containing protein, which produces MVNYIWAIMAIGGIIYAMINGTMDEVNKAIFKSADDAVVLAISLISVMVFWLGMTKIAEAAGLLKGLVRLSKPFIARLFPDIPKDHPAMGYILSNLTANFFGLGNAATPMGIKAMEEMKKLSGSPKASRSMITFLAINTSSLTLIPTTVLAVRMKYDSQSPTEIVSATLLASIISFIGAILIDRLFYEIRRRKERHL
- a CDS encoding cytochrome c biogenesis protein ResB, coding for MQKCSKCKHENEKCDHCGSYVNEKMDMRYENADRRSQQSNQTMIDKVWRFFASVRNGMYILFLTLLATALGTILPQRAYIPIDRLAQEFYESEYGNFGSLYYAFGFDQLYSSWWYMTLLGMLGASILIASIDRFFPLYRALKLQPVKRKKHFLISQVYVRNMEISDQEILLKQIRARRYRIRQDGQDYLAEKNRFARWGPYVNHIGLLLVLLAAFLRLFPYFYQDEFVWIRDGETAVVPDTDQSLFIKNEQFNVDTYDKDDPKFKAAIEQEGRSIPKSFTTDIIVYEGEDHIAGDTPGLKVLTQLKVSVNHPVKAAGFTIYQSGYQLNEFSSLTLRAENEEGTSADFKVDTDNPQANYTLDNGLQATLVDYYPDYQLDRDKMTTASKYPRNPAFVFDISEGDNTQRLFIAIDEVVSETETNKYNVRAVDYDTHNVTGLSVKRDLTLPVFLLGGLIFMIGLVQGLYWQHRRIWLQRQPDGSYLIAGHTNKHASSFERELDSIFDNYDKGESS
- a CDS encoding ECF transporter S component produces the protein MFTTRKLTLLAMLTALAAVGRIYANVLFPFLPNMQPMTSVIIICSLLLGPAAGVIIAVLSTLLSNMILGMGLWTLWQIVAWGLIGLMFGLIGKLWKEPPLIVMTTASVLAGYVYGLLISLPNVFIMEHFLAYYLAGISFDTMHAIGNGIFFFILYPVLRKLFSKWIPAEGKRTTSS
- a CDS encoding ferredoxin, which gives rise to MAMYTYVDQDTCIACGTCGAVAPDVYDYDDEGLAFVLLDRNTGTFAVPEELQEDVTEAFEECPTESIKLSDLIIAKEALSHI
- a CDS encoding pseudouridine synthase; this translates as MDKQAERLQKVIAHSGITSRRKAETMILEGKVKVNGKVVKELGIKVTDRDTVEVNGIPLEKEKSVYYMLYKPRGVISSVQDEKDRKVVLDLMPEVLERVYPIGRLDYDTSGLLLLTNDGEFANMLMHPSQKIDKVYVAKVKGIPSPDELKQLKRGIMIDGHKCKAVYAKLMSADRKKNTSLVQIILHEGRNRQVRKMMERIQFPVQKLKRERYGFLTLEGLQPGAYRKLTPEEVHRFKMEYKEKSK
- a CDS encoding DUF4430 domain-containing protein, with translation MKKALHMLSALLLAAGILAGCGTTEQPQQNQQAEQKTEQQVTITLSEDGEEISSKEVSFGEGDNLLDVMKENFEIEEDGGFITAIDGHSQDENANKYWLFTVNGEMSQVGANELELKDGDDVVFDLQAT
- a CDS encoding spore maturation protein, whose translation is MSLLTTASMWIIPCLILVVLTIATAKRLPTYELFVDGGKEGIGLAISILPFLLGMLVSIAILRASGALDAIIGLITPFLSFIGMPADIVPLALVRPISGTAALGMTTELIATHGPDSFIGRLASVLQGSTDTTFYVLTVYFGAVGIRKMGDALKVGLLADVIGIMASIIVVTIIFGA